The sequence below is a genomic window from Paenibacillus sp. DCT19.
TTGAGGGATGCAAACAGGATCACCACGATGGGCAGAAGCGCAATAAACGCTGCGAGAATTAGCGAAGCATACTTAACGATGCTTGCAAGTGTGTATTTGACTTGGTGCACGTTTATTCATCTCCTTTCATGGTGACACGCTGAACGAGCGTAACGAGAATAACGATCAGAAGCAGCACAACGGCCATGGCTGATGCGAGTCCCAGTTTGCCGTACTTAAAGGCCAGATGAACTGTCTGAATGACAAAGGTCATACTGCCGTTGGAACCGTCCGTCATAATATATGGAATATCGAACGCACTGATTGCGCCGCTAATCGCCAAAATCAGATTGAGCTGCAGGATGCGAGTAATACTCGGCAGGATAATATGGCGGAACTGTTGCCAACGGTTGGCACCGTCAATATCCGATGCTTCGTATACATCTTTCGGGATGGAAGAGATGGCACCTAGGAAAATAATAAAGTTAAATCCCATGTACCTCCATACGGATGCACCTGCGAGAGATACGTTAATGATGTTCGGATTACCGAGCCATAGCTGGGTGTATTGTCCAAGTCCAACGGCTTGCATGATGGTATCGAGTGTACCGTCCGGTTTGAAGAAGAACAGGAAGATGAATCCGATCGCAACACCATTTAATAAGTAAGGGAAAAATAAAATGCCTTTGAAAAAGTTTTTACCACGGACCTTGAAACTTAGTATCGTTGCAAAATAAAGCGCCAGACCCATCTGTACAAACGTGGCTACGAAATAGTACAGGCTGACAATAAATACTTTAAAGTACTCGGGGTCTTTGAAAATTCGGGTATAGTTCTCGAATCCAACGTAGTCGAACCGTTTGCTGTATCCATTCCAGTCGGTAAAGCTGTATTTGAACATGTTGATAACAGGCAAGTAGGCAAACGTGAACAACAGTGCCAGCGGAATGATCGAGAAGGCACATATAATAAATATGCGTTGCGCTGAGTAGCCCCAGTTGGATAACTTCAAGTATTTCATGCTCTCCACACCTCCAAGCGGTTCTACCGCTTTGTATCAAAAACTCTCTATAATATGCGGAATAACTGCGGGGAGCGGTTTATAGAAAAACAACCTTCAAGTTTCTCGGTGCCAATCCTTAACCGTATACTCCCCGCAGTACATCTGCTGTTCAATACACTTGCCTCCGTCTAAGTGCGCGTTCAAAAAGGGCGGTTTTCAGTACCGACAAGATGGGATGAAGATAGAAATGGAGTAGCGGAGCGTAGATTAAGCTACGTGAGCAACGGACATTTCGGCTGAATCCCATATTCGACGCTGAGATGCCGCAAGGCATCCTTCGTAATCAAAAGCGGACTTTATTGCGCGACTTCTGCACGTGCTTTTACCCACTTGTCATTGAGGTCTTTCATGATGTCGTCATACGATTCACTACGGTTGCCGATGGCTGCTTCGATAATGCGTTTCTTGAAGTCAGGCTGCCAGAGACCGATTTCACCCTCGTTGTCGATTTTGTCCATCAGGCCTTCTTGACCCTCTTTGGCAGGAGTCAGCGTAGAGAACTGTACATCTTTGTATTGATCCAAGATTGGTGGCAGTTCAGCGCTCTTGTCTGCACTCATACCTCCACCTTGTTCAACTGCATAATTGGACTTCTCAAGGAACCAGTCAATCCATGCTTTGGCAGCAGGTTTGTTCTCGCTGTTCACGTTCATGCCGATGTTGTAATCGGCTGACAACGGAACAATGACATCACTAGCATTCGTAGGGAAAGGCAAGAAGCCGATATCGTCTGGCTTATCTGTCAACCCTTGAATCTGTGTAATTGCCCATGAACCCAGCGCCATCGTTGCGATTTTGCCATTAGCCAAGTCTGCTTTGGAGCTTTCCCAGTCTGTCGTGGTTGGATCTTTCTCGATCAGACCGTTCTTGGCTGCATCATACAGCACTTTGTACAATTCATAGTGCGGCTGTCCTGGAACAAAGTTATCATCTGTATTCGGTTGATCCACGTTAACGTAATCAATGCTGCCTGCAACGGTTGGCAGATCAGCTTCCCATTGTGTCAGCGCCCAGCCAGAAGCATAGTTCGTATATAGTGGAATCGCATCTGTGTTGTCTTTCACCAATTGAAGCGCTGCCTGGAATTGCTCAGGCGTCTTAGGTACTTCAGCGATACCTGCATCCTTGAACACTTGTTTGTTATAAATGATGCCGGAGAATGTGATGACTGTAGGAATACCATACACTTGACCATCCACCATGCGCTCTTCGATCGCTGTGTATTTATCTTTCAATTCATCGTAAGTACCGAGCGGTTCAAAAAAGTCCGGGATATCGGCGATAGGAACACTCGTCGGAATCATCAGCACGTCACCGTAATCCTTGGTGCTCATACGAATTTTCACTTGTCCCTCATAATCCGCCAGAGCCTGAAAATTCACTTTCACATCCGGATACTCCTTATTGAACTCGGCTGCGTAATCTTTGAATACGGTATCAACAATATCTGTACGTTGCGTCAGAACGGTGATTTCGCCCTTGATGTCTGCAGGATCAGTACTAATTTCCTCTCCCGCTTGCGAAGATCCACCTCCCGATGAACATGCAGCAAGCAGCGAAGTAATGAGCAGCATCGTTAGCAGCATCATCCAGCCTTTGTTTTTTCTCAATTGTTTCGACCCCTTTCATGAATCTGTTAAGTTATCGTTAAGGTTACAAGTTCGATTCTATTATGGTAACGCTTACCTGTCAATTGATTTATTTCATATCTTTTATAAAAATTTAAGTCTGAATCCGTTGACAAGGAAATTTCAGCGCACTAATATTAACCTATAAAGTTAACGATAACTTAATTTATTCATTTTTTTATATTTTGCATGCTACTGAAGGAGCGCTCTGAATGACTGTAAATATGATTCAGCTTCAATCCGAAATAACGGAGCATTGGGAGAAGAAGATTTTACCTTTCT
It includes:
- a CDS encoding carbohydrate ABC transporter permease: MKYLKLSNWGYSAQRIFIICAFSIIPLALLFTFAYLPVINMFKYSFTDWNGYSKRFDYVGFENYTRIFKDPEYFKVFIVSLYYFVATFVQMGLALYFATILSFKVRGKNFFKGILFFPYLLNGVAIGFIFLFFFKPDGTLDTIMQAVGLGQYTQLWLGNPNIINVSLAGASVWRYMGFNFIIFLGAISSIPKDVYEASDIDGANRWQQFRHIILPSITRILQLNLILAISGAISAFDIPYIMTDGSNGSMTFVIQTVHLAFKYGKLGLASAMAVVLLLIVILVTLVQRVTMKGDE
- a CDS encoding ABC transporter substrate-binding protein encodes the protein MRKNKGWMMLLTMLLITSLLAACSSGGGSSQAGEEISTDPADIKGEITVLTQRTDIVDTVFKDYAAEFNKEYPDVKVNFQALADYEGQVKIRMSTKDYGDVLMIPTSVPIADIPDFFEPLGTYDELKDKYTAIEERMVDGQVYGIPTVITFSGIIYNKQVFKDAGIAEVPKTPEQFQAALQLVKDNTDAIPLYTNYASGWALTQWEADLPTVAGSIDYVNVDQPNTDDNFVPGQPHYELYKVLYDAAKNGLIEKDPTTTDWESSKADLANGKIATMALGSWAITQIQGLTDKPDDIGFLPFPTNASDVIVPLSADYNIGMNVNSENKPAAKAWIDWFLEKSNYAVEQGGGMSADKSAELPPILDQYKDVQFSTLTPAKEGQEGLMDKIDNEGEIGLWQPDFKKRIIEAAIGNRSESYDDIMKDLNDKWVKARAEVAQ